In one bacterium genomic region, the following are encoded:
- a CDS encoding nucleotidyltransferase domain-containing protein — protein MINEQILRQIVERLTNNFHLQQIILFGSQSRQTADEHSDVDILVICSIKGSHRALMVDMDRTLKGLGIARDIIVLSPEEFERDRQIPGTVARPAWLEGKVLYERA, from the coding sequence ATGATTAATGAGCAAATTCTCAGACAAATCGTAGAACGTTTAACCAATAACTTTCATCTCCAGCAAATTATTCTTTTTGGTTCACAATCCCGTCAAACCGCTGACGAACATAGTGATGTAGATATTTTGGTTATCTGCTCCATCAAGGGTAGCCATCGAGCTTTAATGGTAGATATGGATAGAACATTAAAAGGGTTAGGTATAGCCAGAGATATTATTGTACTATCTCCTGAGGAATTTGAACGAGACCGTCAAATTCCAGGGACTGTGGCACGACCTGCCTGGTTGGAAGGGAAGGTTCTTTATGAACGAGCTTAG
- the holA gene encoding DNA polymerase III subunit delta, whose protein sequence is MSYEDLLKEINREKIATGYLFVGEEEGLKRDAIFRIKDKRKASLIVFNDNKNLKEILSGDIFGENRIVVLKEPSIKEREIIAKYIKNPSPSITIIISLKKVDISYSIPIVAFPKLHFNNLKFWIRERFREKGRTIKESALELMLETIGPDTSFLIGEIEKITLYCSKKELSDNDILPILFGGESKNIFDLLDAIGERKINAISICHSLLSYGDSPHRILFMIEKRMREIFSIKDGIKDETMKDWYYKKLSHQAKLFSHNEASSIFSSLASGDFKLKSYSSHLREFILLSLVYHILSKNVCV, encoded by the coding sequence ATGAGCTACGAAGATTTATTAAAGGAGATAAATAGGGAAAAGATTGCCACTGGGTATTTGTTTGTGGGAGAAGAAGAGGGCCTTAAAAGGGATGCAATTTTTAGGATAAAAGATAAAAGAAAAGCGAGCCTTATTGTGTTTAATGATAATAAGAATTTAAAAGAGATTCTTTCTGGCGATATATTTGGAGAGAATAGGATTGTTGTCCTAAAAGAGCCTTCCATAAAAGAGAGGGAGATTATCGCAAAATATATCAAAAATCCAAGCCCATCTATTACCATCATTATCTCTCTTAAAAAGGTAGACATTTCTTATTCTATACCTATTGTAGCCTTTCCAAAGCTACATTTTAATAATCTTAAATTTTGGATAAGGGAGAGGTTCAGGGAAAAGGGAAGGACGATAAAGGAATCTGCTCTAGAGCTTATGCTTGAAACCATAGGCCCTGATACATCCTTCCTTATAGGAGAAATCGAAAAAATAACCCTCTATTGTTCCAAGAAAGAGCTTTCTGACAATGATATCCTTCCCATTCTTTTCGGAGGCGAAAGTAAAAACATCTTTGACTTGCTTGATGCAATAGGAGAAAGAAAAATAAATGCTATATCTATCTGCCATAGCCTTCTCTCTTATGGTGATTCCCCCCATCGCATTTTATTTATGATAGAGAAGAGGATGAGGGAGATATTTTCAATAAAGGATGGGATAAAGGATGAAACAATGAAGGATTGGTATTACAAAAAGCTCTCTCATCAAGCAAAACTATTTTCACATAATGAGGCATCTTCCATATTTTCATCCCTTGCTAGCGGCGATTTTAAACTAAAATCCTATAGCTCACATTTAAGGGAATTTATTCTTTTAAGCCTCGTCTATCATATTCTTTCAAAAAATGTATGTGTTTAG
- a CDS encoding LptE family protein has product MDDKGMWNVFISLLSTLYSLLFLLSCATLPKTEQKTIFVSLFYNETKEYGLSEKLNMAMVDEIMKDGNFKIEDREKAELILSGRIVDYKKTPLAWTEKKEIIEFRIRMDIEFEVFYRNNSILKKRLTEAIIYSEDEEKERGGLLNRISRSICNELRRFIKGDK; this is encoded by the coding sequence ATGGACGATAAGGGAATGTGGAATGTTTTTATCTCTCTACTCTCTACTCTCTACTCTCTACTATTCCTTTTAAGCTGTGCTACCCTTCCAAAAACAGAACAAAAAACAATCTTTGTTTCCCTTTTTTATAATGAAACAAAGGAATACGGGCTTTCTGAGAAGCTTAATATGGCAATGGTTGATGAGATAATGAAGGATGGGAATTTTAAGATAGAAGATAGAGAAAAGGCAGAGCTAATCCTTTCTGGAAGGATTGTAGATTACAAAAAAACCCCGCTTGCCTGGACAGAAAAAAAGGAGATAATAGAATTTAGAATAAGGATGGATATTGAGTTTGAGGTGTTTTACCGAAATAATTCAATTCTAAAGAAAAGGCTAACTGAGGCAATAATATATTCAGAAGATGAAGAAAAGGAAAGAGGGGGGCTTTTAAACAGAATCTCAAGGTCTATTTGTAATGAGCTACGAAGATTTATTAAAGGAGATAAATAG
- a CDS encoding metallophosphoesterase family protein, with product MQYGIISDIHGNLEALLAVIPYLSKVDKTIVLGDIVGYGPCPNECCEYVRKLNPLVIAGNHDIAAVGKKDINWFNPYAREAIEWTQRNLSSENKEWLLSLPLRGKQSNFIFVHGSLRDYTDEYIFKEKEAGESLGLLKDEILFIGHTHVPSCFFVENNSIQGKYLMEDEVIKLKKRSIINPGSVGQPRDYIPKASFGIVNNKEFKLFRIPYNIKRTQRLMRQVGLPEYLIKRLENGR from the coding sequence ATGCAATATGGAATAATTTCAGATATTCATGGAAACCTTGAAGCCCTCCTTGCTGTTATACCCTATCTTTCTAAGGTTGATAAGACAATTGTATTGGGAGATATTGTGGGATATGGACCCTGTCCAAATGAATGTTGTGAGTATGTAAGGAAGCTTAATCCCCTTGTTATTGCTGGAAACCATGATATTGCGGCGGTTGGAAAAAAGGACATAAACTGGTTCAATCCATATGCCAGGGAGGCTATTGAGTGGACTCAGAGAAACCTTAGCTCAGAAAACAAGGAATGGCTTTTATCCCTTCCCTTAAGGGGAAAACAAAGCAATTTTATCTTTGTCCATGGCTCTTTAAGGGATTATACAGATGAGTATATATTTAAGGAAAAAGAGGCAGGGGAAAGCCTTGGTTTATTAAAGGATGAAATTCTATTTATTGGCCATACCCATGTTCCCTCCTGCTTTTTTGTTGAAAACAATAGCATTCAAGGAAAGTATCTTATGGAGGATGAGGTAATTAAGCTTAAAAAAAGGAGCATCATAAACCCTGGCTCGGTTGGTCAGCCAAGGGATTATATTCCAAAGGCAAGCTTTGGAATAGTTAACAATAAAGAATTTAAGCTCTTTCGCATCCCTTATAACATAAAAAGAACCCAGAGGCTTATGAGGCAGGTGGGGCTTCCAGAATACCTTATAAAAAGGCTTGAAAATGGACGATAA